One genomic window of Candidatus Dependentiae bacterium includes the following:
- the thyX gene encoding FAD-dependent thymidylate synthase, with protein MKFVKVLDHGYVRLRNISGPVRRPEFEFDADDVDPANSARFSFDAADKVGRTREADLKLAKYLLEHKHTTPFEMVEIWLEMKMPIFIARQFVRHRTATINEISGRYIKLPNEFYIPDPATVGVPAATNKQGRDAQSSNLYAEEFCKTLQSNCERAYAQYEFDLAQKIPAEIARMQLPLNVYTKWLWKQDLHNMMHFIAVRVDNHAQWEAQQYAQAVYSLLKQALPYSMELFDKYRRLSLPVAEPTIQASV; from the coding sequence ATGAAGTTTGTAAAAGTTCTCGATCACGGATATGTGCGTTTGCGTAATATTTCAGGACCTGTTCGCAGACCTGAATTTGAATTTGATGCAGATGATGTTGATCCTGCGAATTCTGCACGATTTTCGTTTGATGCCGCAGATAAAGTTGGGCGAACAAGAGAGGCCGATCTAAAATTAGCGAAATATTTGCTTGAGCATAAACATACAACCCCCTTTGAAATGGTTGAAATTTGGCTTGAAATGAAAATGCCTATTTTTATTGCACGTCAATTTGTTCGTCATCGAACTGCAACGATTAATGAAATTTCTGGGCGATATATTAAATTGCCTAATGAATTTTATATTCCTGATCCAGCTACAGTTGGTGTTCCTGCTGCGACTAATAAGCAAGGACGTGATGCCCAGAGCTCTAATTTGTATGCGGAAGAATTTTGCAAAACATTACAAAGCAATTGTGAACGAGCGTATGCACAATATGAATTTGATTTAGCACAAAAAATTCCAGCAGAGATTGCTCGCATGCAGCTTCCATTAAATGTTTATACTAAATGGCTTTGGAAGCAAGACTTGCATAATATGATGCATTTTATTGCTGTTCGCGTTGACAATCATGCTCAGTGGGAAGCGCAGCAGTATGCACAGGCTGTGTATTCTTTGCTTAAGCAAGCGCTTCCGTACAGTATGGAGTTGTTTGATAAATATCGCAGATTGTCTCTTCCTGTTGCAGAACCGACTATTCAAGCGAGCGTATAA
- the truA gene encoding tRNA pseudouridine(38-40) synthase TruA codes for MIRKIKMIVSYDGTDFLGWQIQKDDRTVAGVLESTYRRVFGEKISILGASRTDSGVHALGQVAIFRTELEILNEKMLFAWNASLPSSIVIRSLKDCTDDFHPFHRVLSKTYYYHVFLNRPLPFFARFGWRYPYSESLRMDVLSEALQLFVGTHDFGSFCTIDQDEPQDTIRTVQSIRLKKISRFGLLQIAVVGKSFARFQIRRMVGAALDVARRPELQAHEITKMLKNPNSNQSLVKAPAEGLCLRRIIYED; via the coding sequence ATGATTCGAAAAATAAAAATGATAGTTTCATACGATGGAACTGATTTTTTGGGATGGCAAATACAAAAAGATGATCGCACGGTAGCGGGAGTCCTCGAGTCCACATATCGACGTGTTTTTGGCGAAAAAATTTCGATTTTAGGTGCGTCTCGGACAGATTCGGGTGTTCATGCGCTCGGCCAAGTTGCTATTTTTAGGACTGAATTAGAGATTTTGAATGAAAAAATGCTTTTTGCCTGGAATGCATCATTGCCTTCTTCGATTGTTATTCGGTCTTTAAAAGACTGTACTGATGATTTTCATCCTTTTCATCGTGTTCTTTCAAAAACCTATTATTACCATGTTTTTCTTAATCGCCCATTACCTTTTTTTGCTCGATTTGGGTGGCGATATCCTTACTCTGAGTCTTTGAGGATGGATGTTTTGAGCGAGGCTTTACAATTATTTGTTGGCACGCACGATTTTGGTTCTTTTTGTACGATAGATCAAGATGAGCCGCAAGATACAATCCGTACAGTACAGAGCATTCGTTTGAAAAAAATATCTCGATTTGGGCTATTGCAGATAGCAGTGGTTGGAAAGTCTTTTGCTCGCTTTCAAATTAGGCGCATGGTGGGGGCAGCTCTTGATGTTGCAAGACGACCCGAGTTGCAGGCTCATGAAATAACAAAAATGCTTAAAAATCCGAATTCGAATCAATCCCTGGTTAAAGCCCCTGCTGAAGGACTGTGCCTAAGGCGAATTATTTATGAAGACTAA
- a CDS encoding serine hydroxymethyltransferase → MKIFDLIAQEEARQQATVNLIASENVVSKAVLEATGSVLTNKYAEGYPGKRYYAGCGIIDQIEDYSRELCKKIFNAEHANVQPHSGSNANLAVFLAALEPGDTVLGMSLPTGGHLTHGHALNISGRYFNCIGYGVDPVTHRINYEEVEQLAHKHKPKLIIVGASAYSRFIDYERFYSIAKSVNALLMADIAHVAGLIAANLHPSPFPYADFVTSTTHKTLRGPRGGIVMCKKEFAEKLDKCVMPGAQGGPLMHVIAAKGIGFEEALTPEFIEYQKNVQKNAHLMAENFLHSGYDIVSGGTDNHLFVINFTKTHPNLSGKTIERALELEGILVNRNMVPGDPKSALLTSGIRIGTPAMTTRGWTAQDFIECAEKIKSIIRSLE, encoded by the coding sequence ATGAAAATATTCGATCTTATCGCCCAAGAAGAAGCGCGCCAACAAGCAACCGTAAACCTTATCGCTTCTGAAAACGTTGTCAGCAAAGCAGTGCTCGAGGCAACAGGCTCTGTACTCACAAACAAATATGCTGAAGGATACCCTGGTAAAAGATATTACGCAGGTTGTGGAATTATCGACCAAATTGAAGATTACTCACGAGAACTTTGTAAAAAAATCTTTAATGCTGAACACGCAAACGTGCAACCGCACTCTGGATCTAATGCAAATTTAGCAGTTTTTTTAGCTGCTCTTGAACCCGGTGACACTGTTCTTGGAATGTCTTTACCAACCGGAGGTCACCTAACCCATGGACACGCTCTTAATATTTCTGGACGATATTTTAATTGCATCGGCTACGGTGTTGATCCTGTAACGCATCGCATAAACTACGAAGAAGTAGAACAACTTGCGCACAAACACAAACCCAAATTAATCATCGTCGGCGCATCGGCATACTCTCGATTTATCGATTATGAACGTTTTTATTCAATCGCAAAATCAGTTAACGCTCTTCTCATGGCAGACATTGCCCATGTTGCAGGACTTATCGCTGCAAATCTACACCCCTCTCCATTTCCATATGCCGATTTTGTTACCAGCACGACGCACAAAACACTCAGAGGCCCTCGCGGTGGCATCGTTATGTGTAAAAAAGAATTTGCAGAAAAATTAGACAAATGCGTAATGCCCGGAGCTCAGGGCGGGCCACTGATGCATGTAATTGCAGCAAAAGGAATCGGCTTTGAAGAAGCTCTAACACCTGAATTTATAGAATATCAAAAGAACGTACAAAAAAACGCACACCTCATGGCCGAAAACTTTTTGCACTCAGGATACGACATCGTCTCTGGCGGAACAGACAACCATTTATTTGTAATTAACTTTACCAAAACTCATCCAAACTTAAGTGGAAAAACAATTGAGCGAGCTCTTGAGCTTGAAGGAATATTAGTTAACCGAAACATGGTGCCTGGCGATCCAAAAAGCGCGTTACTGACAAGTGGCATTCGAATTGGAACACCAGCAATGACAACACGCGGATGGACCGCTCAGGACTTTATAGAATGCGCAGAAAAAATAAAATCGATTATACGCTCGCTTGAATAG